In Candidatus Desulforudis audaxviator MP104C, a genomic segment contains:
- the hisA gene encoding 1-(5-phosphoribosyl)-5-[(5-phosphoribosylamino)methylideneamino]imidazole-4-carboxamide isomerase, with the protein MLIIPAVDLRGGRCVRLFQGRADQETVYSTDPVAVARTWEEQGARRLHVVDLDGAFTGKPQNSGVVLDIVKSVNIPVQVGGGIRNPENVKCYLEHGVDRVILGTAALTNPEFLDAVVAAYGERIVVGVDCRDGRVCVQGWEQTAATDVLPFLEELVRRGVRRVVFTDVKRDGTLEGPNLEEIARVAAHTELKVIASGGVSRLEDLRALKKLEHLGVDSVIIGKALYAGTITLAEALALERKEKDNVGQEDHSLPRCEPGPRG; encoded by the coding sequence ATGCTGATCATCCCGGCGGTAGACCTGCGCGGGGGCCGTTGTGTACGGCTTTTTCAGGGGCGCGCGGACCAGGAGACGGTTTACAGCACCGACCCGGTGGCTGTGGCCCGGACCTGGGAGGAGCAGGGCGCCCGTCGGCTGCACGTGGTGGACCTCGACGGGGCGTTCACGGGCAAGCCGCAGAACAGCGGGGTGGTGCTGGACATCGTCAAAAGCGTTAACATCCCGGTACAGGTGGGCGGCGGCATCCGTAACCCGGAGAACGTCAAGTGCTACTTGGAACACGGAGTTGACCGGGTGATCCTGGGCACCGCCGCCCTGACTAACCCGGAGTTCCTGGACGCGGTGGTGGCCGCCTACGGGGAGCGGATCGTGGTGGGCGTCGACTGCCGGGACGGCCGGGTCTGCGTGCAGGGCTGGGAGCAGACGGCCGCAACGGATGTTCTGCCGTTCCTGGAAGAGTTAGTCCGGCGGGGCGTGCGGCGGGTGGTGTTCACCGATGTGAAACGGGACGGCACCCTTGAGGGCCCCAACCTGGAAGAGATCGCGCGTGTGGCGGCGCATACCGAACTGAAAGTCATTGCCTCGGGCGGGGTCTCCCGGCTGGAGGACCTCCGGGCCCTTAAAAAACTGGAGCACCTGGGCGTGGACAGCGTGATCATCGGCAAGGCGCTGTACGCCGGCACGATCACCCTGGCCGAAGCCTTGGCTCTTGAGCGGAAGGAGAAGGATAATGTTGGCCAAGAGGATCATTCCCTGCCTCGATGTGAACCGGGGCCGCGTGGTTAA